One Salmo trutta chromosome 12, fSalTru1.1, whole genome shotgun sequence genomic region harbors:
- the LOC115203280 gene encoding glucose-6-phosphate isomerase-like codes for MGLTHDPTFQKLEKWYHEHALHLNMRKMFEEDKERFHKFSTTLKTDHGDILIDYSKNLITEDVMKMLVELGKSRGIEAARDKMFHGDKINFTEGRAVLHVALRNRSNHPIMVDGHDVMPEVNKVLEKMKGFCHKVRSGEWKGWTGKSITDVVNVGIGGSDLGPLMVTEALKNYSKGGPRVHFVSNIDGTHIAKTLAELNAETTLFIVASKTFTTQETITNAESAKEWFIEHAKDKSAVAKHFVALSTAGPLVKAFGIDPDNMFGFWDWVGGRYSLWSCIGLSIALHIGYDNFEKLLEGAHWMDNHFKTAPVEKNAPMLLALLGVWYINFFQAETHAMLPYDQYMHRFAAYFQQGDMESNGKYITIHGKRVNYHTGPIVWGEPGTNGQHAFYQLIHQGTRMVPADFLIPAQTQHPIRESKHHKILMANFLAQTEALMKGKTTEEAKKELEAGGLTGEALETILPHKVFQGNKPTNSIVFKKMNPFTLGALIAMYEHKIFVQGVMWEINSFDQWGVELGKALCKKIEPELHGSNEVHSHDSSTNGLINFIKKNHA; via the exons ATGGGACTCACACACGACCCAACCTTCCAGAAACTGGAGAAATGGTACCATGAACATGCTCTGCACCTCAACATGAGGAAGATGTTTGAGGAAGACAAGGAGAGATTCCACAAATTCAG CACAACGCTGAAGACAGATCATGGAGACATTCTGATTGATTACTCTAAGAATCTCATCACTGAGGATGTCATGAAGATGTTGGTCGAACTG GGGAAGTCGAGGGGGATTGAGGCCGCCAGGGACAAGATGTTCCATGGAGACAAGATCAACTTCACTGAG GGTCGTGCCGTGCTCCACGTGGCTCTGAGGAACCGCTCCAACCATCCCATCATGGTTGACGGACATGATGTGATGCCTGAGGTCAACAAAGTCCTGGAGAAGATGAAGGGCTTCTGCCAC AAAGTTCGCAGCGGCGAGTGGAAGGGCTGGACTGGAAAGTCCATCACAGACGTTGTGAACGTCGGCATTGGTGGATCTGACCTG GGTCCTCTAATGGTGACTGAGGCTCTGAAGAACTACTCCAAGGGAGGTCCCCGTGTGCATTTTGTCTCCAACATTGACGGCACACACATCGCCAAAACCCTGGCTGAGCTCAATGCTGAGACCACCCTGTTCATCGTGGCCTCCAAG ACTTTCACCACCCAAGAGACCATCACCAACGCAGAGTCTGCCAAggaatggttcattgagcacgcTAAAGAT AAATCTGCTGTTGCCAAGCACTTTGTGGCGCTCTCCACTGCCGGC CCCTTAGTGAAGGCCTTTGGCATTGATCCTGACAACATGTTTGGCTTCTGGGAT TGGGTTGGTGGACGTTATTCCCTGTGGTCTTGTATTGGATTGTCCATTGCTCTGCACATTG GCTATGACAACTTTGAGAAGCTTCTAGAAGGGGCTCACTGGATG GACAACCATTTCAAAACAGCCCCTGTGGAGAAGAACGCACCCATGCTCCTGGCTCTGCTGGGTGTCTGGTACATCAACTTCTTCCAGGCTGAGACCCACGCCATGCTGCCTTATGACCAGTACATGCACCGATTCGCTGCCTACTTCCAGCAG GGTGACATGGAGTCCAATGGAAAGTACATCACTATCCATGGCAAACGTGTCAACTACCATACCGGCCCCATCGTATGGGGAGAGCCTGGCACCAACGGACAGCACGCCTTCTACCAGCTCATTCACCAAG GAACTCGCATGGTCCCCGCTGACTTCCTCATCCCTGCCCAGACACAGCACCCCATCAGGGAAAGCAAGCACCATAAG ATCCTGATGGCCAACTTCCTGGCCCAGACTGAGGCTCTGATGAAAGGAAAGACCACAGAGGAGGCTAAGAAGGAACTGGAGGCCGGCGGCCTGACAGGAGAGGCCCTGGAAACCATTCTGCCACACAAA GTATTCCAAGGAAACAAGCCAACCAACTCTATTGTCTTCAAGAAGATGAACCCATTCACATTGGGAGCACTTATTG cCATGTATGAACACAAGATATTTGTCCAGGGTGTTATGTGGGAGATCAACAGTTTTGACCAGTGGGG aGTTGAGCTGGGTAAGGCTCTGTGTAAGAAGATCGAGCCTGAGCTGCATGGCTCCAATGAGGTCCACTCTCACGACTCCTCCACCAACGGGCTCATTAACTTTATCAAGAAGAACCACGCCTAA